Within Longimicrobiaceae bacterium, the genomic segment TGGCCCGTCTCGCACCGGAACCGCAGCGGGCCGCCCCGCAGGCTGGTGTCCCACAGCACGCCGCCGCAGTCCGGGCACGGGAAGCGCGAGGGCACGCCGTAGCGCGCCTCTCGCCGGTGCGCCTCCTCGTCCATCGCGGCGATGGCGGCCTCGCGCTCCAGCTCCGCGTCCAGGCGCAGGGCGGGGGGCGCGGGCAAGAGCGCCAGCCGCCCCAGCAGCGCCCCCATCTCCCTGGCGGTGGCCACGTGGTCCGCCCCCACCTGCGCCAGCGCGCTCGCGGGCATGGCCGCCAAAGCGCAGTCCGCCGGGTCCTGCACCACGGCCAGCCCGCCGCGGTCGCGCACCTCCCACAGGCCCGCCGTCCCGTCGTCCAGCGCCCCTGAGAGCACCACGCCTATCACGCGCGGCCCGTACGCCAGCGCCGCCGAGCGGAACAGCGGGTCCACCGCCGGACGCGACCGGTTCTCCCTGGGCCCGCGCGTGAGCCGGATCACCCCGTGCCCATCGCGGCGGCCCGAGGCCTCCACGAGCAGGTGCTGGTCCGGCACGGCCACGTGGATGACGCCCGGGCGAAGGGGCATCCCGTCTGCCGCCGCGACGGCGGGCAGGGGGCCGGCGCGGCCCAGCACGGCCGGGAGGCGGCTGGGCATGTACGCCGGGTGGTGGATCACGGCGCAGACCGCCGCCGGCAGGTCTGCCGGCAGCCCGGCGGCCAGCGCCGCAAGCGCCTCTACCCCGCCCGCCGACCCGCCGATCACGATCACGTCATGGTTGGGCATCGTCACTCCGCGCAGGTGGTGTCGGGTGTCGTTCCGGATGGAAGCCGGACCCGGCGGACGGGCAGCCCGCGCCCGCCCCGCTCGCCCCGAAGACGCCTCGCCTCCGCGCCCCGCGCCGCAATCGCGGCGAAGCTCCCGCAACCCCCTCTGCAACTTCGGGCGCGCCGCCGCAGCCGCATCCTCCGCCCCGCATCCTCCGCCCCCCGATCCGAGCCGGGATCCAGCCGTCGAGCGGCCCGAACCTCCGCCGTGCGATCACCCGCACACTCTCCCAGCCCGCCCCAACCAGGCTCCCCTCCCCCAGGCAGTTTTGGGGGAGGGGCTGGGGGAGGGGGCCCCAAACCGCGACGACGCCGCCCGGAAACCATCTCCGGGCGGCGTCGTCGCTCGTCCTCCGTCACCGCTGCGCCGTGAAGCGCCCGGGGGCGTCAGTCGATGAGGTACAGGAAGCGTCCGCAGCTCTGGCAGGTGCGGACCTCCTCGTTGCGGTCCGCGTCCGAGGCCAGCGCCGTGGGCACGGCCACGAAGCAGCCGTAGCACGTGCCGCGGATCACCGGCACCACCACCCGCTGCTGCTTGCCAGACATGCGGCGGTAGCGGTTGCGGATGGGCGCGTCCAGCTTCTCCTCCATCTCGGCGAGCTTGGCGTCTAGCTGCTCCAGCGCCTCGTCGGCGCTGAGGTTGAAGACCGCCTCCTGGACCTCGCGATCGGTCCCGGACTCTTCCAAGTCGCGGCGCTGCGTCTTCAGGTCCTGTAGCTCAAGCAGGATTTCGAGCTGAGGGTGCATTGGAAGTCTCCGTTATGGATCGCCTCAGACGCCCTTTTCCTGCAGGAGCGCGAGGAACTCGCTGGGGGTTTGGAGCTGCTCGAGCCGCGACGCCACGTCGGGCTCCTTGCTGAACTGCGCGATGCGGCCCAGCACGGGCAGGTACTGGTTCGACACCTCCAGCGGAGGCGCGATGATGAGGAAGAAGTTTTGGACGGGCTGGTCGTCGATGGCCTTGAAGTCGACGCCGGCGGGCTTGCGCGCGAACGCCACGCGGAGCCGGTTCACCACCAGCGAGCGGCAGTGGGGGATCGCGATCCCCTTGCCGATGCCCGTGCTGCCCAGGTTCTCGCGGCGCTTCAGCATCTTGTAGAGGATCCCCTCGCTCTTCTCGTCCAGCTTGAGCAGCGCGATGAGCTCCTTGAGGATCTCGTCCTTCGTCTCGCCCTTGAGCGCGAGATCGATCCCGTCTTCCGTGAAGAACTCCCGAAGTTCCATATTCCGATAATCACCGTAAAGGTGTTCCAGGGTCCCGTGGACGACGGCAATGTAACCCGCCCCCGCATGCCTGTCAAAGCGATGCCGCGCTTTCCGTTACTGATCTGGACCCCGAAGCGGACATCTCCGGAGGATGCTCGAATAATTCTGCGGAGAATATCCTATCTGTTTTATGTATATGTGTTTCTGTAGATTCATCTCATCCGAAGCGAGATGCCCGCTCCGATGCGCAATCGCCTCGATTGCCTTCTCCCCCTCGCGGGAGAGGGTTGGCGGCTCTCGGGCCGTCGGGTGAGGCCGTCGCTCAATTTTGAGGATCATCGCCCGCGGGTTATATTTCCGGCATGTCCAGCAACGCTCTCGACCTCCTGCATGGCGGCGCGGTGCCGCTCTACCTGGCGCCCCAGGCCGGCGTCAGCGAGTCGCCGTTCCGCCGCCTGTGCCGATCGTTCGGCGCCGACGTCGTCGTCTCCGAGTTCGTATCCGCCGAAGGCATCCGGCGGCACGACAAGCGCACGCACAGCTACCTGCGCTTCCACGACGACGAGCGCCCCATCGGCATCCAGATCTTCGGCGCCGACCCGGAAGGCATGGCGCAGGCCGCAGCGCTGGTCGAAGAGGTGTACGCGCCGGACTTCCTGGACATCAACTTCGGCTGCCCGGTCAAGAAGGTCGTCAACCGCAACGGCGGCTCGGGCTGCCTGCGCGACCTCGATCTCGTGCAGGCCATCATCCGCGCCGTCAAAGCGGCCATCTCCATCCCCACCACCGTCAAGATCCGCAGCGGCTGGAGCGAGGAGATGCGCAACCCGGTGGAGATCGCCCTGCGCTGCCAGGACGCCGGCGCCGAGGCGCTGACGCTGCACGCTCGGACGCGGACGCAGATGTACAGCGGCCACGCGCGGTGGGACGAGATCGCCGCCGTGGTGGAAGCGCTCGACATCCCCGTGATCGGCAACGGCGACGTATGGGCGGGGGAAGATGCGAAGCGGATGCACGACCACACCGGTTGCGCGGGCATCATGATCGCCCGCGGCTCGCACGGCGCGCCTTGGATCTTCCGCGAGGCCCGCGCGGCGCTGGACGGCCGCCGCGTGCCCGACGGGCCCGACGTGGACGAGCGGTTCCGCGTGGTGATCGAGCACGCGCGCCTCGCCATCGCCCACGAGACCGACGAGGAGAAGGCGATGGTCGAGTTCCGCAAGCACCTGGGCTGGTACACGAAGGGGCTGCCCAACGGCCGCTTCCTGCGCCAGGACCTCTTCGCCGTCACCAGGCTGGAGGAGGCCGAGCGCCTGCTGGAAGGCTACCGCGAGCAGTACACGGGAGTGGCCGCTTGACGCCCGAGCGCCTGCGCGGCCTGCTGGCGGAGGTCGCCGGCGGCGGCCTGTCGGTGGAAGAGGCGGAGCGGCGGCTGGCGTGGTCGCCCATGGAGGAGATGGCGTTCGCCACCATCGACCACCACCGCGCGCTGCGCCACGGCTTCCCCGAGGTGATCTTCGGGGCGGGGAAGACGCCCGAGCAGCTGTGCGCCATCGCCGAGCGCATCGCCGTGCGGGGCAACGGGATGCTCGCCACGCGCGTCTCGCTGGAGGCGGCGGAGATGCTGGCGTCGCGCATGCCCGCGGTGGAGCTGAGCGAGCTGGGCCGCACCGCCTACCTGGCGCCGGACCAGCCGGTGGAGAAGAAGACGCGCGGCCCCATCCTCGTCGTCACGGCGGGGACCAGCGACCTGCCGGTGGCGGAGGAGGCCGCCGTCACCGCGCGCGCCTTCGGCAACCCGGTGGAGAGATTGACCGACGTGGGCGTCGCGGGCCTGCACCGCATCGTCGCCGCGAACGAGACGCTGCAGCGCGCCGCCGTCATCATCGTGGTCGCGGGCATGGAGGGCGCGCTGCCGTCCGTCGTGGGCGGCCTGGTCGGCGCGCCGGTGATCGCCGTGCCCACCAGCGTGGGCTACGGCGCGTCGTTCGGCGGCATCGCGGCGCTGCTGGGCATGCTGAACAGCTGCGCCCAGGGCGTGACGGTGGTGAACATCGACAACGGCTTCGGCGCGGCCAGCGCGGCGTCGCGCATCAACCTCCTTCCGTCTTCCTGACGATCTCCCGCGCCCCCGGCCGTCCCGACGCCCGCATCCTCGCCGCCGCCTCCGGCATCGCCTACCTGGCCGTGCTCGCGGTGCCGGCGCTCTCGCGTCCGGCCATCCTCATCGGCGCGGCGCTCGTCCTAGCCGGGCTCGCAGCCTGGCTCCTCTCCCGTGACCGGTCCGACGCGGCCGCGCTCGCGTCGGCCTGGCCGCCGCTCCACCTCGCCATCCTCCTCACCGGCTCGCTCGCCTCTCCGCTGACGCCGTTTGCGGCCGTCTGGACGGCGCTGCTGGGCCGCCGCGCATCCCGCTTCGCCATCCCCGCCGCCGTCGCCGCCTTCGTGCTGTCGATCGGCGCGCACTGGATGCGGACCGGCCGGCCGGGGACGGGAGATGCGGCGCGGTTCGCGCTCCTGCTTGCCGTCGGCGTTGCGCTGACCTTCGCGCGCGCCAAGCCGGTGAAGGCCGCGGAGGAGATGGACGAGGAGCCGGACGATCGCCCGCCGCCGGCCGTCCCCGACGACGGAGAGACGGACGAAGGGGCGCTGCTGCGCTCGCTGGAGCTTCTGCGCCACGCGACCGACGCGCACGAGGCGGCGCTGTGGCGCATGGACCCATCGGGCCGCACGGCGAGCCTGGTGGGGTGGCGCTGCGTTCCCGGCCACGAGTCGCCCCCGCCCGTCGTGGACCTGGAAGGCCACCCGTTCGGCTGGGCCATGCAGGAGGAAATGCCCGTGCACCTCCAGCGCGGCAAGCGGGCCCTCCCCAGCCACTGGGCGGCGGAGATGCTGCTGATCCCGGCAGACGTGCCGCAGGGCGTGCTGGCGCTGGCGTACCCCGGGGTCGTCCCCCCCGGCGTGGAGCCGGTGGCGCTGGACGCCTCGAAGAGCCTGGGCACCCTCCTCTCGCTCCTCTCCACCCGCGCGGAGGCGGGGCGCGACGCGGTGCGCACGCAGGCGCTGCTGGCCGCCGTGCAGGCGCTGCCGGGCGAGCTGGAGCTGGACCGCTTCGCCGAGCAGCTGGCGGACTCCGTGTGCCGCGTGGCGGGC encodes:
- a CDS encoding chemotaxis protein CheB, with protein sequence MPNHDVIVIGGSAGGVEALAALAAGLPADLPAAVCAVIHHPAYMPSRLPAVLGRAGPLPAVAAADGMPLRPGVIHVAVPDQHLLVEASGRRDGHGVIRLTRGPRENRSRPAVDPLFRSAALAYGPRVIGVVLSGALDDGTAGLWEVRDRGGLAVVQDPADCALAAMPASALAQVGADHVATAREMGALLGRLALLPAPPALRLDAELEREAAIAAMDEEAHRREARYGVPSRFPCPDCGGVLWDTSLRGGPLRFRCETGHAYGPATLAEGQAESVEAALWASLRALEDQTELARVRQERALLFGHARYAEQLAGQMDTAQEHAAALRAVLRLRQRPAHEMANAPAAD
- a CDS encoding C4-type zinc ribbon domain-containing protein codes for the protein MHPQLEILLELQDLKTQRRDLEESGTDREVQEAVFNLSADEALEQLDAKLAEMEEKLDAPIRNRYRRMSGKQQRVVVPVIRGTCYGCFVAVPTALASDADRNEEVRTCQSCGRFLYLID
- a CDS encoding PTS sugar transporter subunit IIA, translated to MELREFFTEDGIDLALKGETKDEILKELIALLKLDEKSEGILYKMLKRRENLGSTGIGKGIAIPHCRSLVVNRLRVAFARKPAGVDFKAIDDQPVQNFFLIIAPPLEVSNQYLPVLGRIAQFSKEPDVASRLEQLQTPSEFLALLQEKGV
- the dusB gene encoding tRNA dihydrouridine synthase DusB, whose protein sequence is MSSNALDLLHGGAVPLYLAPQAGVSESPFRRLCRSFGADVVVSEFVSAEGIRRHDKRTHSYLRFHDDERPIGIQIFGADPEGMAQAAALVEEVYAPDFLDINFGCPVKKVVNRNGGSGCLRDLDLVQAIIRAVKAAISIPTTVKIRSGWSEEMRNPVEIALRCQDAGAEALTLHARTRTQMYSGHARWDEIAAVVEALDIPVIGNGDVWAGEDAKRMHDHTGCAGIMIARGSHGAPWIFREARAALDGRRVPDGPDVDERFRVVIEHARLAIAHETDEEKAMVEFRKHLGWYTKGLPNGRFLRQDLFAVTRLEEAERLLEGYREQYTGVAA
- the larB gene encoding nickel pincer cofactor biosynthesis protein LarB, with the protein product MTPERLRGLLAEVAGGGLSVEEAERRLAWSPMEEMAFATIDHHRALRHGFPEVIFGAGKTPEQLCAIAERIAVRGNGMLATRVSLEAAEMLASRMPAVELSELGRTAYLAPDQPVEKKTRGPILVVTAGTSDLPVAEEAAVTARAFGNPVERLTDVGVAGLHRIVAANETLQRAAVIIVVAGMEGALPSVVGGLVGAPVIAVPTSVGYGASFGGIAALLGMLNSCAQGVTVVNIDNGFGAASAASRINLLPSS
- a CDS encoding GAF domain-containing protein; this encodes MPALSRPAILIGAALVLAGLAAWLLSRDRSDAAALASAWPPLHLAILLTGSLASPLTPFAAVWTALLGRRASRFAIPAAVAAFVLSIGAHWMRTGRPGTGDAARFALLLAVGVALTFARAKPVKAAEEMDEEPDDRPPPAVPDDGETDEGALLRSLELLRHATDAHEAALWRMDPSGRTASLVGWRCVPGHESPPPVVDLEGHPFGWAMQEEMPVHLQRGKRALPSHWAAEMLLIPADVPQGVLALAYPGVVPPGVEPVALDASKSLGTLLSLLSTRAEAGRDAVRTQALLAAVQALPGELELDRFAEQLADSVCRVAGAAGAAVALAGLDGTDARVVHVTVLEGRQPRIPPVLGDGDSRVALAMKHGVDLAYADLRRERDRTPLFAPREEWETQPRSAVILPLMDEGRTLGAVVAWHPEPGRFGERETELLR